From the Nevskia ramosa DSM 11499 genome, the window TACAGCGGCCACGACGTGGAACTGCGCGGCTGCGAACGCACCCGCCAGATCCTGCCGCAGGCCAAGGCCGCGAAGGCCGAAGACTGGGATACCGAGTACCTGGCGCCGATCCTCGCCGTGAAGATCGTCAACGGCATCGACGAAGCGATGGACCACATCGCCCGCCACGGTTCGGCGCACACCGATGCGATCGTCACCGAGAACTACACGAAGGCGCGCCGCTTCCTGCGCGAAGTCGATTCCAGCTCGGTGATGGTCAATGCTTCGACGCGCTTCGCCGATGGCTACGAATATGGCCTGGGCGCCGAAATCGGCATCTCCACCGACAAGTTCCACGCCCGCGGCCCGGTCGGCCTAGAGGGCCTGACGTCGGTGAAGTGGGTGGTGCTCGGAGATGGCAATGTCCGTTGAGCAAGCCGCATGACGGCTCGCGCTTGAAGCCGCCGCGCCCTGAATGAAAGCGATCGGCTTCTTCGGCGGCACCTTCGCACCGATACACAACGGCCACCTGCGGCTCGCGATCGAGCTGCGCGATCTGCTCGGTCTCGACTGCGTTCACCTCACTCCGAGCGCCCGCCCGCCGCACCGCACCGCCCCCGGCGTCAGCGCCGAGCGGCGGTTGGAATGGGCTCGACTCGGCGTTGGCGATGAGCCCGGCCTGATCGTCGACGATCGCGAACTGCGCCGCGCACGCGCGCAGCAGCATCCGTCCTACACCTTCGACACGCTGGCGGCGATCAAGGCCGAAACGCCGGACGCGCGACTGCATCTGCTGCTCGGTGACGACGCCGCCAACCGCCTGCACACCTGGCATCGCTGGCGCGAACTGTTCGACCTGGCGCACCTCGTCGTCGTCCAGCGTCCGCATCCGGCCGATGTACCCGCCCCGGAACTGGCCGAGTTTCTGCATGACCGGAAAGTGACTTCGGTCGAAGCGCTGAGTCGTCAGTCTGCCGGCCTGTGGCTACCAGTCAGCCTGCCACCGCTGGCGATCTCGGCCACCCGTATCAGAGCCTTGTTGCAAGCCGGCCGCAGTGTTCGCGGTCTGGTGCCTGAAGCTGTCATCCGTTCCCTGACCTCCGAGGACGTTCGCGCACTCACCATCAATGAAGAGAAAAATCCCGCCCATGACTGAAACCTCCGTCGCTTCCTCCGCCCCGTCCACCGAGCTCGGCGCCCTGGCCGTTGCCGCGCTTGAAGACCTCAAAGCCGTCGACATCAAGGTGCTCGACGTATCGAAGCTGACCTCGATCACCGACATCATGGTGATCGCCACCGGCACCTCGAACCGCCATGCGGCTTCGCTGGCGCACAGTGTCATCGACAAGGCCAAGGAGAACGGTCACCGACCGGTCGGCGTCGAAGGCCTGAACGAGGGCGAGTGGGTGCTGGTCAACCTCGGCGGCGTCATCGTCCACGTGATGCAGGCCCAGACCCGCGCGTTCTACCAGCTCGAAAAACTCTGGGACTTCACCCAGCGCGAACCGGCCGTCCGCAGCGCCTGAAGCGGTACGCAACGAGGGACTAGCCGATGCGCATTCGCCTGATCGCGATCGGCACGCGCATGCCGGACTGGATCGCGTCCGGCTACGAGGATTACGCGGCCCGCCTGCCGCGCGAGCTGAAGCTGGAGCTGGTTGAACTGGCCGTCGAACATCGCGGCAAGAACGCCGATATCCCGCGTCTGCGCGAAGCCGAAGGCGAGCGCCTGCTGAAAGCGGCCGGCGAGGCCCGGATCATCGCGTTCGACGAGCACGGCACGCAGCCGGATACCGTCGCCTGGTCGAAGTCGCTGAAAACCTGGATGCAGGACGGCCGCGATGTCGCGCTGCTGATCGGCGGGCCGGATGGCCATGCGCCTGCGGTGCTGGCACGCGCCGATGCCAAGTGGTCGTTATCGAAGCTGACCTTTCCGCATGCACTGGTGCGGGTGATCGTCGCCGAGCAGCTGTACCGGGCCTGGACCCTGCTCAACAACCATCCCTATCACCGCGCCTGAGCGCCGCGCTTCAAAAGCTCAGCTACCGCGCAGGCCGCCAGCAAGCACCGCTGCCGAGATGCCGCGCTGTGCGAGCAGGAACGCCGCTACTGCGCCACGGCGCCCGGTGTCGCAGACACAGACCTGCAGACGCTGACGGTCGATCTTAGACGCCCTCAGCCTGAGCAGCCTCAACGGCAGATTGACGCTGCCGGACAGATGCCCCGCTTCGTATTCGCTGGGCAGCCGCACATCCAGCCATTGCGCCACGCCGGCCTGAACCTGCGCCTTCGCGGTTGCCCGATCGAGCCGGACCAGCAAGGGCTCGTTCAGCAGTTCCTCGAAATCACGCCGCGCCAGGCGTTTCAGCGTGCCGGCGGTCAGCATCGTCACGCTGGCATTGCGCGGCAGGCCGGCGATCAGGGCCTCTTCGCCGAAGCAGTCGCCGGGCCCGAACTCGGCCAGGGTCAGCGTCTGCTTGCTCATGCCGCGATGGACGATCCGGCAGCGGCCTTCGACGATCACGTAGAAGTAATCGCCCGCCGAGCCCTGCTCGATCACCACCTCGCCTTCGGCGACCGTGATCGTATCCAGCCGCTGAAACAGCGCCTGCAGATTCGCCGGTGGCAGGCGCTGGAACGATGGCCGCTGCAGCAGGCGGGTCATCCAGTCATCAGCCGCCACTTCGGTGATCGCCGCAACCTCGCAGGCAACGCCCTGCTCCCAGGTCAGCAGCACATCGAGCAGACCGGCGTCGACGACCAGTACTTCGACCGGGCCGACGCACACGGCCGAAACGTCGACCGCCGGCGGTGCCGACAGGCACTGCTGCGCGCGCGTTTCACCGGCTTTCACATCGACCAGGGTCCAGCCATTGGCATCGCGCAGGCGAACCTGGCCGCGCAGCAGATACCAGGCCTTGGTCTGTGTCTGTCCGGCGCGGAACAGCACGCTGCCAGCCGGATGCGCATGGATGGCTGCCTGCTTGGCGAGCCGCTGCAGGGACTCTGCAGCCAGCGCGCTCATCGGCACGAAGCCGGCCAGCAGTTCAGGGCCGACCAATTGAGTGGAGATCTGTGATTGGGACATGTCCGGACCTATCAGACCCTGGAACGAATGTCGGGAAATCGGAAGGTGCAAGGACTCGCGGCGGTGGCTTGAGTCCTTGCACCCGTGGCCTAAAGCGGCGGCCTACTTCGCGGCCGGCTTGGCAGCTGCGGCAGCCTTGCCGCCGACCGACAGACTGTCCTTGTTCTTGGAGATTGTCGCGGCGCCGATACCCGGCACCTTCTCCAGATCGTCGACAGTCTTGAACGGCCCGTTCTTGGTCCGGTACTCGACGATCGCCGCCGCTTTCGCCGGGCCGACTCCATTCAGCGTTTCCAGAGTTTTCGCATCGGCGGTATTGACATCAATCGATGCCGCCCAGACCAGCGACGAGAATGCGAGCACCACACCAGCCAGAATTCCCTTGAGGATTTTCATGATCAACGCTCCCTTGCATGTGTGACTGAGGATTGCGTCGATGGAGGCGACTTCTGACTCTGCTCCCGTCCGGCGCGAGCCAATACTTCGCTCTCGGAGCGCAGAAAACAGTGATGGAGCTCACATTGAAATCGGACCGCAAGGCGATCTGTGATCTCGATAACGCTCGCGCTTTTTGACCCGAATCGAGCTCAGCCGCGATCGCGCGCGCTGGCAGCATGCGCCTGCAGGCCTTCGGCGTCGGCGATCGTCCCGGCGATGTCGGCCAGCACTTTCGCGCCGCCTGGCGTGACTTCGATCAGGCTGGAGCGCTTCTGGAATTCATAGACGCCGAGTGGATTCGAGAAGCGCGCCGCACGTGAAGTCGGCAGCACGTGATTCGGGCCAGCGCAGTAATCGCCGAAGGCTTCCGGGGCATGACGGCCGAGGAACACCGCGCCGGCATGGCGAATGGATTCCAGCAAGGCACGCGGCTCGGCGACCGACAGCTCCAGATGTTCCGGCGCGATCCGATTGGATACTTGCGCAGCCTCGGCAAGATCACGCACCAGGATCAGCGCACCACGGCCGGCAATCGACTGGCGAACGATATCGGCGCGCGGCAGCTCGGCAAGACGCGCGTTCATCGCCGCGAACACGGCATCGAGATGTTCGGCACTCGGCGAAATCAGAATGCTCTGGGCAACTTCGTCATGTTCGGCCTGGCTGAACAGATCCATCGCGATCCAGCGTGGATCGGTCAGGCCATCGCCGATGACGACGATTTCGCTCGGACCGGCAATGGAGTCGATGCCGACTCTGCCGAACACCAGGCGCTTGGCCGCGGCGACATAGGCATTGCCGGGACCGACGATCTTGTCGACTGCGGGAATCGTCGCCGTGCCATACGCAAGCGCAGCAATCGCCTGCGCGCCGCCGATCGTGAACACCCGATCGACGCCGGCAAGATGGGCGGCGCCGAGCACCACCGGATTCACTTCACCGCCGCTGGCCGGCACCACCATGATCAGTTCGCCAACTCCGGCGACCTTGGCCGGGATCGCGTTCATCAGCACGCTGGATGGATACGCCGCCTTGCCGCCGGGTACGTACAGACCGGCGCGATCCATCGCCGTGACTTTCTGGCCAAGGCGATTACCGTGGGCGTCGCTGAACTCCCAGCCTTCGAGCTTCTGGCGTTCGGCGTAGGCGCGGATGCGTTCGGCGGCCGCTTCCAGCGCGGCGCGCAGCGCCGGCTCCAGGGAATGCCAGGCGGCTTCACGCGCTGCCTTCGGGATTTCCAGTTCGGCGGCCGAGGCGATGCTGCGACGATCGAAGCGATTGGTGTAATCGACCAGCGCGGCATCACCGCTGGCGCGGATGTCGGCAATGATGTCGGCAACCACGGCGGTGACTTTCGGGTCGGCTTCCGGCGCGCGGTCGAGCAGCGCACCGAGCGTCGCGTCGAAGTCCGCCGAGCGCGAATCGAGCCGATTGATCTCAAGCACTGGCAACCGCCCCGACGAAACGATCGAGCAGCGCGCGAATCGCCGCGTGCTTCATCTTCATCGCCGCCTTGTTGACCACCAGACGCGCGCTCGACGTGAAGATGGTTTCGATCTCGACCAGACCATTGGCGCGCAAGGTGCCGCCAGTGGCGACCAGATCGACGATGACATCGGCAAGCCCGACCAGCGGCGCAAGCTCCATCGAGCCGTACAGCTTGATGACCTCGACCTGTTCACCGAGCGTGGCGTAGTAGCGGCGCGTCACTTCCGGGTACTTGGTCGCCACGCGCAGGCGGCGGCCGAAGTTGTGGCGCGGATTCTTGACCAGCGGCGAATCGTTCTTGGTCGCCACGCTGAGGCGGCAGACCGCGAAGCCGAGGTCGACCGGCTCGTACAAGGCACCACCCCCGTGTTCGAGCAGGATGTCCTTGCCGACGATGCCGAGATCAGCGGCGCCGTATTCGACATAGGTCGGCACGTCGGTCGGGCGGACTTCGAGCAGTTCCACGCCCGGGTCCTGGGTGGGAATGCGCAGCAGGCGGCCGGCATCGACGGACGGCGCAATGCCCACCGCGTTCAGCAGCGGCAGGCAGTCATCGAGGATGCGGCCTTTCGACAGGGCCAGGGTCAGGGAAGTCATGGCAGCGATGGCAACGAGTACGGCCGGAGAATGAGCGCGGCATTGTAATGGCGCAGTGCGGCAGCCGCTTGCACGCGGGCGCCGGGCGACGCAGGCTCGGAACACCATGACCCACCACGCGACTGTCGGCCTCCACCGCTACGTCTTCGCCTCGCTTGCCGAACTGCTGGCGAAAGCCTCGCCGATGCGTTCCGGCGATGCGCTGGCCGGCGTTGCGGCGGCGAGTGCCGAGGAGCGGATGGCGGCGCGCTGCGCGCTCGCCGATCTACCGCTGACCGCCTTTCTCGACGACGCGCTGATCGCCTACGAAAGCGACGAAGTCACGCGGCTGATCGTCGACACGCATGACACCGCCGCGTTTGCAGCGCTGCGCAGCCTGACCGTCGGGGCTTTTCGCGACTGGCTGCTGTCCGATGCCGCCAGCAGCGCGGTGCTGGCGGCCGTTGCGCCGGGCATCACACCGGAAATGGCGGCGGCGGTGTCGAAGCTGATGCGCAATCAGGACCTGATTCTGGCCGCGAAAAAGATGCGCGTGGTCACCGCGTTCCGTTCGACGCTCGGTCTGCCGGGACGGCTGGCGATCCGCCTGCAGCCGAACCATCCGACCGACGATGCCCGCGGCATCCTCGCGGCGACCCTGGACGGTCTGATGTATGGCGCCGGTGACGCCTGCATCGGCATCAATCCAGCAAGCGACGAAATGCCCAAGCTGCGCATGCTCTGGGACATGCTCGATGCGCTGATCGCCCGCTACGAGATCCCGACCCAGAGCTGTGTGCTGGCTCATGTCACGCGGCAGATCGAAGCGATCGAACGCGCTGCGCCGGTCGATCTGGTGTTCCAGTCGGTCGGCGGCACGGAAGCACTCAACAAGAGCTTCGGCATCAACCTGGCGCTACTGCGCGAAGCGCAGGAAGCGGCCTTGAGCCTGAAGCGCGGCACCGTCGGCAACAACGTCATGTACTTCGAGACCGGCCAGGGCGCTGCACTGTCAGCGAACGCCCATCACGGTCTCGATCAGCAGACCTGCGAGGCGCGCGCCTACGCCGTCTGCCGCGCCTTCCAGCCGTTGCTGGTCAACACGGTGGTGGGCTTCATCGGCCCGGAATATCTGTTCGACGCCAAGCAGATCATCCGCGCCGGCCTGGAGGATCACTTCTGCGGCAAGTTGCTGGGCCTGCCGATGGGTGTCGACGTCTGCTACACCAATCACGCCGAAGCCGATCAGGACGACATGGACACCCTGCTGACCGTGCTCGGCGCGGCGGGCGTCAACTACGTGATGGGCGTGCCGGGCGCCGATGACGTGATGCTCGGCTATCAGAGCACCAGCTTTCACGACGGCCTGGCCCTGCGTGAAATGCTTGGCCTGAAACACGCGCCGGAGTTCGAAGGCTGGCTGCAGCGCCTGCAGCTGATCGATGCCCAGGGCCGGCTGCAGGACGCGCGCAGTCTGCAGGCGCTGCCGCTACATGAAGCAATGGATGGGCTCAGACGATGAGCGAGTTACCGAAGCCCATTACCAGCGATGCACTGGCGCCATCCGATCCTTGGACCGAACTGCGCAGCCTGACGCCGGCCCGCATCGCCCTCGGCCGCAGCGGCGCTTCATTGCCGACCCGCGAAGTGCTGGCCTTCGG encodes:
- a CDS encoding ComEA family DNA-binding protein, with protein sequence MKILKGILAGVVLAFSSLVWAASIDVNTADAKTLETLNGVGPAKAAAIVEYRTKNGPFKTVDDLEKVPGIGAATISKNKDSLSVGGKAAAAAKPAAK
- a CDS encoding ethanolamine ammonia-lyase subunit EutB: MTHHATVGLHRYVFASLAELLAKASPMRSGDALAGVAAASAEERMAARCALADLPLTAFLDDALIAYESDEVTRLIVDTHDTAAFAALRSLTVGAFRDWLLSDAASSAVLAAVAPGITPEMAAAVSKLMRNQDLILAAKKMRVVTAFRSTLGLPGRLAIRLQPNHPTDDARGILAATLDGLMYGAGDACIGINPASDEMPKLRMLWDMLDALIARYEIPTQSCVLAHVTRQIEAIERAAPVDLVFQSVGGTEALNKSFGINLALLREAQEAALSLKRGTVGNNVMYFETGQGAALSANAHHGLDQQTCEARAYAVCRAFQPLLVNTVVGFIGPEYLFDAKQIIRAGLEDHFCGKLLGLPMGVDVCYTNHAEADQDDMDTLLTVLGAAGVNYVMGVPGADDVMLGYQSTSFHDGLALREMLGLKHAPEFEGWLQRLQLIDAQGRLQDARSLQALPLHEAMDGLRR
- a CDS encoding cyclic nucleotide-binding domain-containing protein, with translation MSQSQISTQLVGPELLAGFVPMSALAAESLQRLAKQAAIHAHPAGSVLFRAGQTQTKAWYLLRGQVRLRDANGWTLVDVKAGETRAQQCLSAPPAVDVSAVCVGPVEVLVVDAGLLDVLLTWEQGVACEVAAITEVAADDWMTRLLQRPSFQRLPPANLQALFQRLDTITVAEGEVVIEQGSAGDYFYVIVEGRCRIVHRGMSKQTLTLAEFGPGDCFGEEALIAGLPRNASVTMLTAGTLKRLARRDFEELLNEPLLVRLDRATAKAQVQAGVAQWLDVRLPSEYEAGHLSGSVNLPLRLLRLRASKIDRQRLQVCVCDTGRRGAVAAFLLAQRGISAAVLAGGLRGS
- the rsfS gene encoding ribosome silencing factor; protein product: MTETSVASSAPSTELGALAVAALEDLKAVDIKVLDVSKLTSITDIMVIATGTSNRHAASLAHSVIDKAKENGHRPVGVEGLNEGEWVLVNLGGVIVHVMQAQTRAFYQLEKLWDFTQREPAVRSA
- the hisD gene encoding histidinol dehydrogenase gives rise to the protein MLEINRLDSRSADFDATLGALLDRAPEADPKVTAVVADIIADIRASGDAALVDYTNRFDRRSIASAAELEIPKAAREAAWHSLEPALRAALEAAAERIRAYAERQKLEGWEFSDAHGNRLGQKVTAMDRAGLYVPGGKAAYPSSVLMNAIPAKVAGVGELIMVVPASGGEVNPVVLGAAHLAGVDRVFTIGGAQAIAALAYGTATIPAVDKIVGPGNAYVAAAKRLVFGRVGIDSIAGPSEIVVIGDGLTDPRWIAMDLFSQAEHDEVAQSILISPSAEHLDAVFAAMNARLAELPRADIVRQSIAGRGALILVRDLAEAAQVSNRIAPEHLELSVAEPRALLESIRHAGAVFLGRHAPEAFGDYCAGPNHVLPTSRAARFSNPLGVYEFQKRSSLIEVTPGGAKVLADIAGTIADAEGLQAHAASARDRG
- the nadD gene encoding nicotinate-nucleotide adenylyltransferase; protein product: MKAIGFFGGTFAPIHNGHLRLAIELRDLLGLDCVHLTPSARPPHRTAPGVSAERRLEWARLGVGDEPGLIVDDRELRRARAQQHPSYTFDTLAAIKAETPDARLHLLLGDDAANRLHTWHRWRELFDLAHLVVVQRPHPADVPAPELAEFLHDRKVTSVEALSRQSAGLWLPVSLPPLAISATRIRALLQAGRSVRGLVPEAVIRSLTSEDVRALTINEEKNPAHD
- the hisG gene encoding ATP phosphoribosyltransferase, which codes for MTSLTLALSKGRILDDCLPLLNAVGIAPSVDAGRLLRIPTQDPGVELLEVRPTDVPTYVEYGAADLGIVGKDILLEHGGGALYEPVDLGFAVCRLSVATKNDSPLVKNPRHNFGRRLRVATKYPEVTRRYYATLGEQVEVIKLYGSMELAPLVGLADVIVDLVATGGTLRANGLVEIETIFTSSARLVVNKAAMKMKHAAIRALLDRFVGAVASA
- the rlmH gene encoding 23S rRNA (pseudouridine(1915)-N(3))-methyltransferase RlmH, yielding MRIRLIAIGTRMPDWIASGYEDYAARLPRELKLELVELAVEHRGKNADIPRLREAEGERLLKAAGEARIIAFDEHGTQPDTVAWSKSLKTWMQDGRDVALLIGGPDGHAPAVLARADAKWSLSKLTFPHALVRVIVAEQLYRAWTLLNNHPYHRA